From the Streptomyces sp. Tu 2975 genome, one window contains:
- a CDS encoding glutamine synthetase family protein, whose translation MDKQQEFVLRTLEERDIRFVRLWFTDVLGFLKSVAVAPAELEQAFDEGIGFDGSAIEGFARVYESDMIAKPDPGTFQILPWRAEAPGTARMFCDILMPDGSPSFADPRFVLKRILAKTSDLGFTFYTHPEIEFFLLKDKPVDGSRPTPADSSGYFDHTPQNVGMDFRRQAITMLESMGISVEFSHHEGAPGQQEIDLRYADALSTADNIMTFRLVMKQVALEQGVQATFMPKPFSEYPGSGMHTHLSLFEGDRNAFYESGAEYQLSKVGRSFIAGLLRHAAEISAVTNQWVNSYKRIWGGSARSAGAGGEAPSYICWGHNNRSALIRVPMYKPGKTGSARIEVRSLDSGANPYLSYAVLLAAGLKGIEEGYELPAGADDDVWALSDAERRAMGIAPLPQNLGEAIDLMERSELVAETLGEHVFDFFLRNKKQEWEEYRSEVTAFELRKSLPVL comes from the coding sequence GCGACATCCGCTTCGTACGCCTGTGGTTCACCGATGTGCTCGGCTTCCTGAAGTCGGTCGCCGTGGCACCCGCCGAGCTGGAACAGGCCTTCGACGAGGGGATCGGCTTCGACGGCTCCGCGATCGAGGGTTTCGCGCGGGTGTACGAGTCCGACATGATCGCGAAGCCGGATCCCGGGACCTTCCAGATCCTTCCCTGGCGCGCGGAGGCGCCGGGCACGGCCCGGATGTTCTGCGACATCCTGATGCCCGACGGCTCGCCGTCCTTCGCGGACCCCCGCTTCGTGCTCAAGAGGATCCTCGCCAAGACCTCGGACCTGGGTTTCACCTTCTACACCCACCCCGAGATCGAGTTCTTCCTGCTCAAGGACAAGCCCGTCGACGGCAGCCGCCCCACACCCGCCGACAGCTCCGGCTACTTCGACCACACCCCGCAGAACGTGGGCATGGACTTCCGCCGTCAGGCGATCACCATGCTGGAGTCCATGGGCATCTCGGTGGAGTTCAGCCACCACGAGGGCGCGCCCGGCCAGCAGGAGATCGACCTGCGCTACGCGGACGCGCTGTCCACGGCGGACAACATCATGACGTTCCGCCTGGTCATGAAGCAGGTGGCGCTCGAGCAGGGCGTGCAGGCCACCTTCATGCCGAAGCCCTTCTCGGAGTACCCGGGCTCCGGCATGCACACCCACCTCTCACTCTTCGAGGGTGACCGCAACGCCTTCTACGAGTCCGGCGCCGAGTACCAGCTCTCCAAGGTGGGCCGCTCCTTCATCGCCGGCCTGCTGCGGCACGCCGCCGAGATCTCGGCCGTCACCAACCAGTGGGTCAACTCCTACAAGCGGATCTGGGGCGGCTCCGCCCGCAGCGCCGGCGCGGGCGGCGAGGCCCCCTCGTACATCTGCTGGGGCCACAACAACCGCTCGGCCCTGATCCGAGTCCCGATGTACAAGCCGGGGAAGACCGGCTCCGCCCGCATCGAGGTCCGCTCCCTGGACTCCGGCGCGAACCCGTACCTCTCCTACGCCGTCCTGCTCGCCGCCGGCCTCAAGGGCATCGAGGAGGGCTACGAGCTCCCCGCGGGCGCGGACGACGACGTCTGGGCCCTCTCCGACGCGGAACGCCGCGCGATGGGCATCGCCCCGCTGCCGCAGAACCTGGGCGAGGCGATCGACCTGATGGAACGCAGCGAGCTGGTGGCGGAGACGCTGGGCGAGCACGTCTTCGACTTCTTCCTGCGCAACAAGAAGCAGGAGTGGGAGGAGTACCGCAGCGAGGTCACCGCGTTCGAGCTGCGGAAGTCGCTGCCGGTGCTGTAA
- a CDS encoding antitoxin produces MSMMDKLKNMLKGHPEQTDRGIDKAGDYVDGRTQGKHSRHVDTAQDKLRDQYGSGGAGGTERPDEPPR; encoded by the coding sequence ATGTCCATGATGGACAAGCTCAAGAACATGCTCAAAGGTCATCCCGAGCAGACGGACCGGGGCATCGACAAGGCCGGTGACTACGTGGACGGCAGGACCCAGGGCAAGCACAGCCGCCACGTCGACACGGCACAGGACAAGCTGAGGGACCAGTACGGATCCGGTGGCGCCGGTGGGACGGAACGCCCCGACGAACCGCCCCGGTGA
- a CDS encoding class I SAM-dependent methyltransferase — translation MTTPREEPSFLRDTRDSYNAIAADYAETFKSEPEGKPLTLAMLTAFARTVAKDGGGPVVEFGSGPGRVTAYLDRLGTDIRGVDLSPSMVALARRTFPGLRFDEGSMTELGGFADGSLRGIVAWYSLIHIPTAEVPGVLAEFYRLLAPGGHLALAFQVGEDVSSYTEAFGHSVSLDFRRMRPDLVTEQLRKVGFEVRATMVREAEPDEKTPQAHLLARKPVGAVGG, via the coding sequence ATGACGACGCCTCGCGAAGAACCCTCGTTCCTGCGGGACACCCGCGACTCGTACAACGCGATCGCCGCCGACTACGCGGAGACGTTCAAGAGCGAGCCGGAGGGCAAGCCGCTCACCCTGGCCATGCTGACCGCCTTCGCCCGGACCGTGGCGAAGGACGGCGGCGGCCCCGTCGTGGAGTTCGGGTCCGGGCCGGGGCGGGTGACGGCGTATCTCGACCGGCTCGGGACGGACATCAGGGGCGTCGACCTCTCCCCCTCCATGGTCGCGCTCGCCCGGCGCACGTTTCCCGGGCTGCGGTTCGACGAGGGGTCGATGACGGAGCTCGGCGGCTTCGCGGACGGGTCGCTGCGCGGGATCGTCGCCTGGTACTCGCTGATCCACATACCGACCGCCGAGGTTCCGGGCGTGCTCGCGGAGTTCTACCGGCTCCTGGCGCCCGGCGGGCACCTGGCGCTGGCCTTCCAGGTCGGGGAGGACGTCTCGAGCTACACGGAGGCCTTCGGTCACAGCGTGTCGCTCGACTTCCGCCGGATGCGGCCGGATCTGGTCACGGAGCAGTTGCGGAAGGTGGGCTTCGAAGTGCGGGCGACCATGGTGCGTGAGGCGGAGCCGGACGAGAAGACGCCCCAGGCACATCTGCTGGCCCGCAAGCCGGTCGGGGCGGTCGGGGGATAG
- a CDS encoding VOC family protein yields the protein MEMTLEVVPVPVTDLDRSKTFYAEACGFKVDLDSEVAPGMRIVQLTPPGSRCSIALLSGMPAHPDQPTMSPGTLHGLQLCVTDIAKAHAELMSRGVPVTSVQHVGATGWEEGAGEEWNSFMFFKDPDGNSWCVQEAPSPLSKR from the coding sequence GTGGAAATGACCCTGGAAGTCGTCCCCGTCCCGGTCACGGACCTGGACCGCTCGAAGACCTTCTACGCAGAAGCCTGCGGCTTCAAGGTCGACCTCGACTCCGAGGTCGCCCCCGGCATGCGGATCGTCCAGCTGACCCCGCCGGGGTCGCGCTGTTCCATCGCCCTGCTGAGCGGCATGCCCGCGCATCCCGACCAGCCCACGATGTCACCCGGCACGCTCCACGGCCTCCAGCTCTGCGTCACGGACATCGCGAAGGCCCACGCCGAGCTGATGTCGCGCGGGGTGCCGGTGACGTCGGTCCAGCACGTCGGCGCGACGGGCTGGGAGGAGGGCGCGGGCGAGGAGTGGAACTCGTTCATGTTCTTCAAGGACCCGGACGGCAACAGCTGGTGCGTCCAGGAGGCCCCGTCGCCGCTGTCGAAGCGCTGA